The proteins below are encoded in one region of Ostrea edulis chromosome 3, xbOstEdul1.1, whole genome shotgun sequence:
- the LOC130052982 gene encoding uncharacterized protein LOC130052982, whose translation MHPRRSAQDVLLCDLCKTAPLQSHCKLCHINLCVICVGKHLSDSSKDHNVVPFIKHIKSTPNYPKCPKHAEKHCEMFCEKCDIPVCSTCISSDKHRGHKISDVLEKLGSKTESLQKDLEELETRIYPRYEEMASDVQTGKAELETKYGKLTTEANQQGEILHREITTIVNKRKSDIAEMKNKHLAALNKNTDEITNRITELRQIIQDLKKILDSNDVSLTSSYKSRNSEFRTLPPKVRVTLPSFSPQKINKDQLNEMFGSLSPLSINTEHGDTMKSAEAVSSPPVKPLLDEPRLTATIDTGYSPYSVSCLSEDQVWTRGENETMKLLNLRGKLLTSIKTKSGNIPQDIAVTRDGDLVYTDYITRTINLVRNKQIQTVITLQGWRPGYVCCTASNHLLVTMVSDDGKQSKVVRYSGSTEKQSIQFDDQGRPLYSSGGDKYLSENRNLDICVADNKASAVVVVNQSGKLRFRYTGHPSNTKQSFKPVGITTDSQSHILTADCDNDRIHILDQDGQFLRYIHCDLRWPWDLCVDIRDNLFVTSADNKVRKIQYL comes from the coding sequence ATgcatccccggcgcagtgcCCAGGAcgtcctactgtgtgacctctgtaaaactgcccccctacagagtcactgtaaactttgtcatataaatctctgtgtTATCTGTGTCGGTAAACATCTCTCCGATTCCTCTAAAGATCACAATGTCGTGCCCTTTATAAAACACATAAAGTCTACCCCTAACTACCCAAAATGTCCAAAACACGCCGAAAAACATTGTGAAATGTTCTGTGAGAAATGTGacattcctgtctgttctacctgcaTCTCCTCAGATAAACACAGAGGCCACAAAATATCAGATGTTCTGGAAAAACTCGGAtctaaaacagaaagtttacaaaaagatttagAAGAACTCGAGACCAGAATTTACCcgcgatatgaagaaatggcgtcCGATGTCCAAACTGGGAAAGCTGAGTTAGAAACGAAATACGGAAAACTGACAACAGAGGCCAATCAACAAGGAGAAATCTTACACCGGGAGATTACCACCATTGTCAACAAGAGGAAATCCGACATTGCggagatgaaaaacaaacacctgGCCGCTCTcaataaaaatacagatgaaATTACAAACCGAATTACAGAACTCAGACAGATCATTCAGGACCTGAAGAAAATACTGGACTCcaatgacgtctccttaacctcatcttacaaatctaggaattccgaatttagaacattaccgcctaaagtccgagtCACATTACCGAGTTTctctcctcagaaaataaacaaagatcagctcaatgaaatgttcggttctctgtcgccattatccattaacacagaacatggcgacacaatgaagtcagcagaagctgtatcgtctcctccagtcaaaccattaCTTGATGAACCGCGcctcaccgccaccatagacactgggtatagcccatacagtgttagctgtctgagtgaagatcaagtctggacacgcGGGGAGAACGAAACCATGAAGCTCCTCAACCTCCggggtaaactactgacatcaataaaaaccaagtcagggaacaTACCAcaggacatagcagtgacacgggacggagatcttgtttatactgactataTCACTAGAACTATAAACTTAGTTaggaataaacagatacagaccgtgatcacactacaggggtggagacctGGCTATGTGTGCTGTACCGCCTCTAAccatctcctggttaccatggtcAGTGATGATGgaaaacaatccaaagtcgtgcgttactccggctccacagagaaacaaagcattcagtttgatgatcagggtcgtcctctctactcaTCTGGTGGTGAtaaatacctcagtgagaacaggaacctggatatctgtgtggctgacaataaagctagtgcagtagtggtggtcaatcagtcaggaaaactccgatttagatacactggtcatccctctaataccaagcaatcatttaaaccagtcggcatcactacagacagccagagtcacatcctgacagcagactgtGACAAtgaccgtatccacatcctagatcaggatggacagttcctccgctacattcactgtgatttacgCTGGCCATGGgatttatgtgtggacatcagagacaacctctttgtgacTTCTGCAGATAATAAAGTGAGGAAAattcaatatctataa